aacttggatgactttcgaaTGAATTTCGATCGGggacgacgtgaccaaatttgggctaaggtcGACTCGACAAAATTTCAGGCAAGATCGACTTGACTGGATTCGACTAAATTTTGGCCAGGGTCAATTTTTCCTAATACGACAAAATTTTGGCGTatgacgtgagacgtgagacgtaggacgtaggacgtgggacgtgaggcGTGTGACGTaggacatgagacgtgagacgtgagacgtgggatgtGGGACATGGGACGTGggatgtgagacgtgagacgtgagacgtgacaGATGTGAGAAACGTGacacgtgagacgtgagacatgagagacgtgagacgtgagagacGTGCTACGTGCGATGTGAGACTTGAGACGTGAGACGAGAgacgtgacacgtgacacgtgaGTGACACGTGGGATGTGAAACGCGAGAGACGTGGGACGTGTAACGTGAtatgtgagacgtgagacgtgaaatGTGGGACGTGGACGTGAGACGAGAGACGAGAGACGTGAGAAGTGagagacgtgcgacgtgagacgtgggacgtgggacgtgcgacgagagacgtgagacgtgagatgtgagacgtgatacgtgggacgtgagacgtgagacgtgagtgACACGTGAAACGTGAAACGTGAGAGACGTGGAACGTGGGACTTGCAACATGAtatgtgagacgtgagacgtgggacgtgagacgtgggacgtaggacgtggaacgtgggacgtgggacgtgggatgtgggacgtgggacgtgggatgtgggacgtgggacgtgatatgtgagatgtgagacgtgggacgtgagacgtgagacatgggacgtgggacgtgggacgtgggacgtggaacGTAGGACGTGGGATGTggaacgtgggacgtgggacgtgagatgtgagacgtgaaacgtgacgtgagacgtgggatgtgggacgtgagacgtgataCATGGGACGTGAAATGTGACAGATGTGAgaaacgtgggacgtgggacgtgagacgaaagacgtgagacgtgagacgtgagatgaGAGACATAAGACGAGAGAtttgagacgtgagacgtgaaaccTAAATCCCGAGACGTGAGATGTAAGACGTGAGACGTCCGTAAACACTAAACcttgaaatttttattcataaactttaaacttacaatttaattaaaaattttagaagtttaataaaagaattgttaatgtatccataaatttgtagtaacaaatttaaattatactcttgtacaaaaatgtgttaatagaaagagattaaatatatataaaagtgaaagaataaaaatatgagggtaaaaataataattaatgtttatttaacacataaaaataaaaattatgaggataacaacaataatttatatttattaaactcTTAAATGAGCGGATGGAAGCAGAGGATGATCTGAAAAGTTAAACTACGGAtggacaaaaaatctaattttcatgatCCAATCTATTTTTGCTATGATCAATATATTGGATATGGATATCAATttgatctacattttatatattttatggattgtatatccatactctaaatctagattttcaaaatggataatctaaaatatccaatctaaattttcagtttatatttttggttaggttaggctaaaggttgagaaggactagcccaaatttagtcgtatttgattgagtttgtgtgaccctatacaaaatttgactgaattaggccaaattctgtcaagtcggtcCTGATCAAAATTTGGCCCAACTTGTCCTGGACGAATtttggaagtattcggttgagttcaccccgacccaaatttgactacattgggctgagtcgacctagacaaaatttTACCGTATTCGGTCGAACAaccgcgaccaaaatttggtcgtatttagcctagttggctccagtcaaaattcggtcgaattcaatcgagttggccccgattgagatttggccgagtcggccctggcccaaatttggtcgtattcggctGAGACGGTTAAGGatgaaatttggccatattcAAATGAGTAGGTCACGATcaaaatttggccgtattcaactGAGTCGGCCACGACCGAAATTCGGCCGAATTTAGTCGAGTCGGCTTCGGTAAAAATTCGGTCATGTTGgcctcaaccaaaatttgactgagTTGGTCCTGGCttgaatttggtcgtattcggcaAAGTCGAtcgcgaccaaaatttggtcatatttaggcgagtcgatcctgacctaaatttggccaaattcaatcaagttggtcatgaccaaaatttggtcgagtcgacactagcccaaatttagccgtattcgGTCGAGTAAATCCgaacgaaatttgactatattcaacttagtcggcTGTGATCGAAAATTGGCCATATTCAGTGAAGTCGGTCCTGACTAacgaatttagtggagtcaaccctgACCGAAATTTGACTGATCAGACCCTGGCCCAAATGTGaccatatttggccaagtcggctctgaccaaaatttggtcgtattaggcaaaatcggCCCTGGCCGAAATTCATCGAATCCAGTCAAGTCGATCTTgactgaaattttgtcaagtcgaccttggcccaaatttggtcacgtcgtccccgaccgaaattcgtttgaaagtcatccaagttcatcccatgctgaaatttggcctcgTTGGTCATGACAAAAAATCTGCcaaattctatggtgtcagTCAtatggacacaagttttaaaaaatttaatttgaatttattttatgaaaaatgaattttggattttgaatttgatccaaatatttagatctggatttaaacttgatctaaatatttggatctggatttttaaaaaatccaatatactttttttgaaaaaatggattttgatCGAAAATcaaatccaattatttggatccaaaatggatATGGATTGGAtgattaaaaattcaatccatgatCACCCCTATTTAACTCCTACCTTTTACTCTGTTTGACGTAAATTACGATAGACCATTAattctttcaaagaaaaaaataataatacattcgTACTAAATCATGTCACatcagaaaataaataaaggatgAGAGTCAAAGAATATGATAGGAGTCatagtattattaaaaaaacaaaaacttatttGTATCCGTTATCAATTGCTTTTGTTGTATATATTAAGGGAACGGTTTATTTTTGTATGGAACATAGACAAAACTAAGAGCACACAGGTTTCCAGATTATCCAAGAATGAATAAGGCGAAGCACACAGATTTTTTGGTGTGGAAAGTGGAAAACACACATAAAATAATGGTAGCATTAAGTAGGGTTCGTTAATTACTATTTGACAGCAGTTTTCAAGTACATGGTGGGGATTTAACTATCTTTCCAACTTCAACCATACACTACCCAGTTGAAgtttaaagtaatttattagtATCCTCATGATTCACAAAGATGAGGGAGAATCACTAAAATTGTCATATATTATAACAGAATATTTGCACTAACAATTTAGTTTCCATTAACCAAAACATTACACAAatggaacattttttttttctgagcaTATATTAACTTAAGCTACATTATTGAGCCTTGATCCCAGCAAAGTCTCTGACTGTGAAACCCACCTTATCAAATCTTCCCTTTTCATTGTTCTCTCTAAATTTCAAATAATCCAAACACACAAACGGTTTATACATCCTCTTGTTTCCTTCTCCAACAACTTCATCTGGTGCCAAAATGAGCTTGTCATTTTCAAAGCACCAGAAGAACGCAAGAGAAAACCTGTTCAAATGATTCTTCAAAACAACTCTGTGTTCTGAAGACCTTAGTTTGTCATTGCTCCATGCCTGCAACATGTCCCCTATGTTCAACACTAGGGTTCCCTCTGAAGGGCTTATACCAATCCACTCTCCCTCCTTTGATCTCACTTCAAGCCCTCCAATCTCATCTTGATATAACATTGTAATACAACTCATGTCAGTGTGCATTCCAAGCCCTTCAACTTCCTCCTCCATAACATCTGCGGCTGAGTAATTGTTTATCCTCAAGTAACCGTGGCACTTCTTGAACTCACAATCATAAAACTTCTTCTCAATGCCCTCCCCTAAGCTCATCAGCACAATCTTTAGAATTCTCTTTGACAAATCTTCCATCTTACTACAGTATTCCTCAATCATCACACTGCTTACAACACAAGTCTATGTTCAGATAAATTTGTCTGTAATTATATATGTGTGCAGAACTGGTCTTATGTGTATGTCAGACTAGAAATTAGTGGATGATTTAATAATGGACGAAACAATAAACTGAATAAACAAACAAACTTTGCTAAGATAAACATAAAGTCATGTTAAAAAGTgaacttaaatttaattcaactttacaaaactgacttgtaaaataaagtttgcactcatttatatataaattgatctTATCTTTAAACTACGGAGAACTTCCATGAGACAAAGAAAGTGATATAGCATAAACAGAACTAGTCTTATATCTATGTGGAACTAAAAATTAATGGATGATGTAGAAACAATagatataataaacaaataatctTAGTTAGGATAGGCTTAACACCGTAACTTTGATCATGTTAAAAGTTgaactttaagtttaattcaacgttacaaaatcaacttataaagtgaaatttgtactcatttatatactataaattgatCTTATCTTTATAGATTTTGTAGAACTTCGAAAAGACAAAGAAAGAGACACCAGAATAGTTTAAAGTGGGAAGCTTAATTGGAATAATGCACACTTATATATTGATTACCTGAATTTGGAGTCGTTTTTGTCAAAGAGAATTTCAGCAGAAGAGTTAGCAGAAACATAAAAGTTAGGTCCAGTAACTCGGAGGCTCTCAAAGAATGGAGAGGCAATGAAATGAGGGGTGTAAGATTTCAAAGATGAGAAAGGACCAAGTCTGAGTTTAGTATCAGAAGGAAGGTTGAAGAGGTGTTTGGAGAGTGATTGGATATGGCTGAAAAGATCTTTGGAGATTCCATGGTTGATTATGTAGAAAACCCCCCAATCTTTGCTTGCTTTATAGAGAGAGAATAGAGAAGATGGCTGCAATGGCTGAGAAAGATCCAAAATGGGAATGCCATCATGAGATTTAGGGTtagacataataataataatgcctAGGATGTGAATAGATATGCATAGAATAGCATGTTGCCATCTAAATTTTGAGTCACTCAATATATATAGAAGATATATAGAAGGACAATGATAAGTTAAtcaaattttgacaattttatcttataaccTGAGGTATCATCTTTTAATTGGTttagaaatattcaaaaatgaaaaaatgaaagatgagaatccacttaaaaaaatgacacgtctaattgtaagaaaaaattagcaaaatttagttgttaaataattattttccataTAGAAAGTAGGTACAAGAAGCACACAACATGTTTTGGACATGAAAATGATGAAGTCACacgaaaaagaaaagaattaaaatagtatttggatggaaaagaaaaaaccagTGATTTTGAAGAATTTACAGTAAAACTCaatctgttatttttttcactttcttttttctaattttctcaATCTGATTAACTTATTtcattctattattattttagttttgtgtGAGAGAAATGATTAGTGTTGAAGAATGGAATGTGAAGATAATGTGGAAAGAACaggtaaatattattttttgtgaagTAATGGAAGTGTcaccaaaacataaaaactatGGTTGGTGGTTTTGAAAGTGTTGAGTGATTGATTATGGGAAATGATGAGGGTTTATGACCTTAATCAGCATTAGAGGCTACCATTTTGAGAAGGCCATTGATGATACTTTCCACTTCAACTTTCATCTGTTGCAAATGATACACTCGAAaaattgttttgtattgataAAAGTGGGAATCAAATGAGACAAAATGATATGAGGGTTGACCTATGAATTCAACAAGATTGACTCAAAAGTAGGGTCCTGTACCCATTTTCTTAAACTGTGCATTTTaccattttctattttatattgtGTCTTCTATGAATCTCCATATGTGTGTATTTCTTTGGTAGTTATTGTTATATAAgttgtaaaatttgaaaaaaatctgCTGCGTGTTGAAACCTaattgtgatgttttattttttattgaatttttgttgtttatataataatggtgttttattatctaacatggtttttttattaaaataataaaaattaatccttttacaacattttatattaatatatttgaatttatgaagtatttaaaaattaattaatcctTTCTTTTAAATCATACCAATAATACAAAGAATATCCACTTACCAATAACACAAAGAATATTTCGTGTTAGTTTATAAATATCTTTGAAACTGTGCAACCTGAAAGATTTTTGGATTAGTAAAAATTCAATTTACTTACTTGAATTGCATCATCTTTAATTACTCATTGTTTTGTCTTGAAACTATAAAATGTTAGCACATAAAATAAACGATTAATCATGTTAATAGCATTAAAGacttagagactaatttaaacATTAATGTATTGATCgttaaaattttactatttgatgttagagattaatttatactttaatttataaataattataatttttatttataatagagactttttattttataaattaatatttaaattaatcattataataattaattattattttattataattttatctctAAATATCTATTTGGAAGTATAGGAGCAAGTGAAATAAAaagtaacaaaacaaaaattggagAGAGTGAAATAAAAGAAGGCTAAGGATGTATCAAACTAGAAAATTGACCTATATAAATAGAGTTTGGAATGTGAAAAGATTTGTTGTGAAATAAATGATACTACTCATTAAAGAAACTAAAGAAATTGAGGTACCACCAAtttgaaaatagttttaatGTACCAAGGtacaaaacatatatttaatgatctgaccaacacaaaaaaaaattgtatagaTGCCTTCTTGTTGTACTCcgacaaagtttttaaaatgcaACAATTATCGTGTGATTACAGTTTGACATTTCGTTCAAGTTGATTCGACTCAACTTTTAGTCTGGGCTTATCTGGTTCAATTTTCGGTTCAGGTCAATTCGATTTAGTCTTTAAGTTGGACCGACACGACTTGACTTTTGGTTTGTCCAACCCGACTAGATATTTGATTTGGATTGGTTCGGCTTGACCTTCCACTTCAATTGATCTGTATCAACTTTCAATTCGAACTGACCTGACATAACCTTCAACCTGACCTGACTCATCTTGACTTTCAACTTGACCCAACTCGGTTTAACCTTTGGTCTTGGCTGACTTGCATCATCCTTCGACCCGACATTTGTCCAGAGCCAACTCTGCTTGACCTTTCGACATACGTCAAATTGATTCGACTTGTGCCGAATTTTCTCGACCTAAGACTTATTGATTTATCTCAACTTTTGGCCTAGACCGACTCGACTTGTTCTTCTACTCAGGTCAATTCTTCTCGAACTTCTGCCTAAGTCAAATCGACTTGACTTTTGATTTGGGCCAACTAAATTGACCCTTCAAATTAAGCTAACTCGACTCGACCTTCAACTTGATTGGACTTGACTCGATCTTTGTGAATGAAGTGAGAGGAGAGTAACAAAGagtgaaatttcaattttcttatattttttaggatatttaaaattcttctattttattcatttgaaaTACCTCtcaaaattcttcaaatttaaatttctttctaatttatttatccaaacaaaatattttaatataaaaaaaattaaaattaataaattactcTTCTAAATTACCTCACCAAACATaacatttagaaaaaaagaaagcgAATAATTTTATCATGCTTCTAATGATCCTTTATGAGAACTCAcaaattcttttatcttttttcttatacataataagaaaaaaaatattattattgaataccACTTTCAAAAACTCTATAAAAAAAGGAagtcaaaataattattgaCAATACCCTCACATAGTTAGTATAATAGCGTATTACGATTATGAATgtctaattataaattaaaatgaacaaCTCGTGAATATTCATaacaacaatttaattaattaaaaaattagaatatccAAAAAAGTATGCAAGTGATAAAAAGATGTCATAATTAGAAATGGTGAATATTTTAACACAGATTCATGACTTTAAAATagcaatttaaatataagaacaaaattttcatccAAACCCAAGGAAAATTTCTCttacaaagtaaaataaaaaaacaaataaactttATTCACTAATGAATCAAAACTTAATAGTCAATAAATGACTGCTTATTTTATTGACATGTGACTAAAACTTATCTATATAATTAGAGTCATCTAATAAACTATATAATAAGTCTAATAATAgcaattaacattttaaaagattttttaatcacaaaaatatagaaacaaataaaaaggttaaaCAAAGATACAGTACAAAATTACACAAttcctaatttaaatttatagtttCAATCTCCTTAATTCTTCATCATACACCttcaaaaaatagttatttgcaACACGTTGCATAAAACCATACAATAACATTATATCACTAATTTAAATGTGATAACTCTCCAAACCAGATAACAAAGTTTACAAATTTTAGTCGAAGAACAAGTCTCTATTTCGATTTGTTAACAAAAATAAGTGTTTTCAAAGCAATTGCATATTAATTCTTCTTCTAGttcatacaatttttcaattCAAGTCATAAATGCCAACTCccaagtatatataaaaaaatataaataccagAGGCTTATCTGTATCATTTCTTATTTTAAGCTCAATTTTGAGTGATATATTGTTTTTCATACCTACtgtcatttttcttctcaaaAATCCACAAACATTTCATTAAACAATATCCTCATAGTTGTCATGTCACCAAATTTGAATGCATCCAAAAGATAGAGTTGTCTTAGTTAAATTCCTATTCCATTATCAAAATCTAAACAGTTGGAAAAGGAAACATTGGTGTTTTAGAATTATGTAAATGTGTATAATGAGAAAAAACCTCATTGTctattataagagaaaaaaataataatgatccATAAAATTCGCAACACAATAAAATTGCCAAATAATAAGTGTTCAAGCTGTAACGATATATTACCATTGAAACCTTATTGTTACCAGATAACAGGGTCGTAAAAGCAGAGAAGcaataacttataattttaatactatgtattttatttataactcaATCACTCCTTTCAGCATACTGAACGTAAAACTAGAGAAGTAGCAAaagatgaataaataaatagaatatacAATTTAGCATTGGTATAAAGCAATACTTACTACACATGAAACTCTAATAAAGATAAGACTCATTCTTCTCGAGTGGCAGGATCCGTTCCAGTAGAAGGGCTATCGGCAAAATATTCTTGATGCCTTAAATTCACGCCATACTGTTCATAAAGGATAATAAGTGGATTCAATGTAAAGGAATATAACATAGCAACAACACaactagaaaaaataaattatatatgttatctTCTAATCAGATGTCTCAATAAAAACCATAACATTGATCTAAATACAAGCTTAAAAACATAACACAATACCTCACGCAATGCTTTTGATAAGTCTTCCATTGTCAAAACTAAACGTTTATCctgttatatataatgaaatgtAAGTGCTACACATACAGAATGAATGTACAGTCAAAATCAGTTAAAAGCTGTCAAAACCTTCTGCTGCTTGTCCCTTTTGTCTTTTGGAATTGTTGCTTGTCTTGCTTTGCAGTGCCTACAATTAACATTTAGTACAACTCATCATCCTGTATGaacaggtttagggtttagggtaaCCTCAATTTCGACTCTAATTCTCttccttttttcattttctgatCTATCACTTTCTTTCACACCATCTAAATGAGGGAAGAGGTGTTTCTCAGACACTCCTCGACTCATCTCACATGCATAAAAAAACTTTCGCAAAAAGTTCAATAAATTTTAGGAAACCACAAATCAAGTTCAACAGAagaatatttctaaaattaactAACACATGAGTAGTTAGCTCTGATGCAGTAATTCaaggttaaaaataaataaaataaaataaaacaaaaggtaGATGGTAAAGATTCAACAAAAGGACAGGTAAAATGAACATACTGAAGTGCATCTCCTGCAACTTCAGCAACAAACTTCTGAGTGGCAACAGCTACCAATCTAGTCCTGAAAAAAATGATGAGCATTTCTAGTCAAGCTCAcaatatatgaaaaaagaaatgcAAGGGCTAAAAATCCAATAGAGAGCACTCAACAACAGTCAACCAAAATGCCAGAAGAGTTGAACATCTATAAATTTCACAATGGCACTTGTTAACTATATTAGAGGTCCAAAACAACAACGCACAGAAAGAAATCCAAAATTAACCGAGTAGGAGTGAAAAGAGATAAAATAGCTAGCAAATCagatcaactcaattagcataTTTCATCACTTTCCATCTAAAAGTGATTAACAGTCAGTACTCCTTTCCAATATACTGACTGACTGTGCCATATTAAAGAATCCCAAAGGATGAGTAAGACACAACATACAAATATATAAGAGTTGTATTTTTCTCAGAAaccataaaagaaatataaactagtAATCTTATATCTTTATTTGTTAGTCCACTTATCTCTCAACAGCTTCAAAACTCTCAAATTGACAAACTTTAAGGCCAAAGTGACACAACTGAGATATGTCCATGTGATAGTGGGGTTCATAgaatgatgatttttttatttccgTGAAGAAAGCTGTTCTACGTTTGATTTTTACACTGAAAAAATCAACGAGCTACCATAATATCAAATCACTCAAGCACTCATCATTTTGCAAATGCTTGAACTTTTGATTTATATCATATCTTCCGGCATGACAACAAAAACAGCAAAAAGATCAACTCAGGTAAAGGATTACTATCCAAAACCGCAGGATCAAAAAGAAAGGAACACAAGAAGCATTAAGAAATTGAACACGATAAAATACAGGAGAAAGGAATGGAAAATGTGAGTTTGATCCAATGTAAACTGGCAAatgaagttaaaataaatacaagatGTCTCAATCAAACGGCACAAGGGTAAATTAGACATCCATTAACCAACAGTCCAAACTCTAGCGAGATGAAATGTAATTAACAATCTTTTCGATCTAAAGGTGTTAATTACACCGTTAGCCCCTTTTTcttattcatgttaaaataagGACAGAGAAAGATGGGAAAGAAATTCTATAGTAAACATCAACTGAACAATTGAACCCAAAAGAGCATGCATGACCCGAATGAATTTAGGACGAGATAACCACAGGGCAGGAGAAACCCATCAGAAAACAGGGTACTCAATAACTTGTTTCCTTACAAAAATAACCTTGCCTAAATTGAATCCATGGACCCTTGTTTTTTGAAGCagaatatatagaaaaattaatagtaaataaaagataagagaACCCACAATCGAACGTCTGGACACTGAAAACCGCTCTTGGCCAAGTAATGTTCCACCAATTCATCGGGTATCTAAACAAAGGAGAGACTGATTAAATTGGGTAAAATGGAAAATTAGAAGAAAAgcaaaataacaaagaaaaagaaatttacaGTGGGAGTGTAATCCATTAAGGAAGCAAGGAAATCAGAGAGAGCAGTATCATCGTCAGGTCTTCCTTCACTTGATTGCGGGTTCTGATTCATCCTTCTTTCGTGCCAATCTATCACTACTCAGAAAAGCTTCATACATACATAAACACATACTACCGTTATTGAATTCtccacatatatacatatatacatatatacaccAAGAACAGAAATTGCAAGAAAGGACAAAGAACACTGAAAATATGGTAATATTGTATTATTGGATAAAAAGACAAAAGGGGGAATACAGGAAGTAGTATTCCTGTCCATAGACCAAAGCTCCTCCAGAGAGCTGTTGCTCTCCATTCATAACCAACTCTGAAAATAAGACCTGGTCCCTCTTCTCACACACCCCAAAATAacagaaaatatatattcaaactgACATTAGCAAGTTTTTTCCATAAAGACACCTTATCTCACTAGATGAGATGGATTGCATATCATTGGGCTTGGTTAAAAACCAATTTCTCAAGAACATTAATCATCATGAAATTGCTTCCGTTAATTTCTTCTAACATCCTTAAATCAATAGGTTAAAACCAATTTCCTAGCATTCCTCCACCCCCACACGTGTTAAACTTTATAGAAACAGAGGAAACGGAAGGCCGTGATGAAGAAGTAATAGAACCACAACAATAGATAATAAAATGAAGTAAAATGTCACAGTCAAACTTTCTACCTAACACAATCTAAAGCTCAAGCAAGATCTCTAGGTTCAAAAGCAGCAATTTTCTCTAACAACTTTTCAACTTCAAACTGTTCTTCCAATAAATATGAAATCAACAGAGAAACAACATATGGAATGTACAAAGGGAACAGAGAAGGACTCGAGAGCAAACAAACAAAGAGCGGCGCAACGCGAACCTAACCTAAAGAAGATGGCTCGCCGCTCACGGCGGAGTTGCGACAAGCCGTCACGCAACGCGGCAGATGTTGGGGATTTGGAATCTCTACTTGGGACTTCCAAGTTCTGTATCTCCTTTTTTcggttgttatttttttttaatggaataagctttctataatatatataact
This region of Vigna unguiculata cultivar IT97K-499-35 chromosome 5, ASM411807v1, whole genome shotgun sequence genomic DNA includes:
- the LOC114183982 gene encoding gibberellin 20-oxidase-like protein isoform X1; the encoded protein is MSNPKSHDGIPILDLSQPLQPSSLFSLYKASKDWGVFYIINHGISKDLFSHIQSLSKHLFNLPSDTKLRLGPFSSLKSYTPHFIASPFFESLRVTGPNFYVSANSSAEILFDKNDSKFSSVMIEEYCSKMEDLSKRILKIVLMSLGEGIEKKFYDCEFKKCHGYLRINNYSAADVMEEEVEGLGMHTDMSCITMLYQDEIGGLEVRSKEGEWIGISPSEGTLVLNIGDMLQAWSNDKLRSSEHRVVLKNHLNRFSLAFFWCFENDKLILAPDEVVGEGNKRMYKPFVCLDYLKFRENNEKGRFDKVGFTVRDFAGIKAQ
- the LOC114183982 gene encoding gibberellin 20-oxidase-like protein isoform X2, which gives rise to MSNPKSHDGIPILDLSQPLQPSSLFSLYKASKDWGVFYIINHGISKDLFSHIQSLSKHLFNLPSDTKLRLGPFSSLKSYTPHFIASPFFESLRVTGPNFYVSANSSAEILFDKNDSKFSVMIEEYCSKMEDLSKRILKIVLMSLGEGIEKKFYDCEFKKCHGYLRINNYSAADVMEEEVEGLGMHTDMSCITMLYQDEIGGLEVRSKEGEWIGISPSEGTLVLNIGDMLQAWSNDKLRSSEHRVVLKNHLNRFSLAFFWCFENDKLILAPDEVVGEGNKRMYKPFVCLDYLKFRENNEKGRFDKVGFTVRDFAGIKAQ
- the LOC114183934 gene encoding transcription initiation factor TFIID subunit 10-like; translation: MNQNPQSSEGRPDDDTALSDFLASLMDYTPTIPDELVEHYLAKSGFQCPDVRLTRLVAVATQKFVAEVAGDALQHCKARQATIPKDKRDKQQKDKRLVLTMEDLSKALREYGVNLRHQEYFADSPSTGTDPATREE